GGGGGCCCATGTTGAGGACGATGCGCTCGTCGTCGGCGCGGGCCGCGGCCTGGACGATCTCGTCCCAGTCGCCGCCGGTGACCGTGTAGACGGTGCCCTCTGTGGTCTCCCGAGGGGAGGCATGCGAAGTGCTCACGAGTACGACCTCCGCTGGTCCGGAGCCGGGATCTGGGCGCCCTTGTACTCGACGGGGATGCCGCCGAGGGGATAGTCCTTGCGCTGCGGGTGGCCCTGCCAGTCGTCCGGCATCATGATCCGGGTCAGGGCCGGGTGACCGTCGAAGACGATCCCGAAGAAGTCGTAGGTCTCGCGCTCGTGCCAGTCGTTGGTCGGATACACCGAGACCAGCGACGGGATGTGCGGGTCGGCGTCGGGGGCGCTGACCTCCAGGCGGATCAGCCGGTTGTGGGTGATCGAGCGCAGGTGGTAGACGGCGTGCAGCTCGCGGCCCTTGTCGTGGAGGTAGTGGACCCCGCTGACGCCGGTGCAGAGCTCGAAGCGCAGGGCCGGGTCGTCGCGCAGGGTCTGTGCGACGCGCAACAGGTGCTCGCGCTCGATGTGGAAGGTGAGCTCGCCGCGGTCGACGACCGTCTTCTCGATGGCGTTGTCCGGGAGCAGTCCCTGCTCCTCCAGGGCGCCCTCCAGTTCGTCGGCGACCTCGTCGAACCAGCCGCCGTAGGGGCGGGCGGCCGCCCCCGGGAGCCTGATCGAGCGGACCAGGCCGCCGTAGCCGGAGGTGTCGCCGCCGTTGTTGGCGCCGAACATGCCGCGCTGGACGCGGATCTCCTCGCCGCCCTCGCCGCGCTGGCCGGGGAGGTTGGAGGCGCCGAGGTCCTTCTCGGGGTTCACCCCGTTCGAGGCACCGTTGCCCGTGCCGTTCGCGTCGCTCACCGCAGCAGCCCCTTCATCTCGATCGTGGGCAGGGCCTTGAGCGCCGCCTCCTCGGCCTCGCGGGCCGCCTCCTCGGCGTTCACGCCGAGCTTGGAGGTCTGGATCTTCTGGTGGAGCTTGAGGATCGCGTCCATCAGCATCTCGGGCCGTGGCGGGCAGCC
Above is a window of Streptomyces griseorubiginosus DNA encoding:
- a CDS encoding NADH-quinone oxidoreductase subunit C, producing MSDANGTGNGASNGVNPEKDLGASNLPGQRGEGGEEIRVQRGMFGANNGGDTSGYGGLVRSIRLPGAAARPYGGWFDEVADELEGALEEQGLLPDNAIEKTVVDRGELTFHIEREHLLRVAQTLRDDPALRFELCTGVSGVHYLHDKGRELHAVYHLRSITHNRLIRLEVSAPDADPHIPSLVSVYPTNDWHERETYDFFGIVFDGHPALTRIMMPDDWQGHPQRKDYPLGGIPVEYKGAQIPAPDQRRSYS